Proteins encoded in a region of the Paucibacter sediminis genome:
- a CDS encoding carbohydrate ABC transporter permease: protein MKSLLRQLGGRAAAPYLFVAPFFLLFAAFGLFPLLFSIVLSLHQWDASAGLGAMQWVGLQNYWYALTDPWFRSSLGHTFWYGLAAGLPQHLLALPLAYYIHRRLKRSRNFVVGSYFLPYITSSVAIALIFSTLLSKDFGFINLILPGTPRDWLGDADYAMPAIAFVVFWRYLGWNLVLYLSALQVIDESLYEAATLDGAGPWQQFRHITLPLLRPMIYFAVTMTIIGSLQLFDEPFILVDSESGVAPAVMTTAMFMYRMAFSYGDFGTASAISWLLFLVIAALSWGNHRLFGQAGGEHGR, encoded by the coding sequence ATGAAGAGCCTGTTGCGCCAGCTCGGCGGCCGCGCCGCCGCCCCCTATCTCTTCGTCGCCCCCTTCTTCCTGCTGTTCGCCGCCTTCGGCCTGTTCCCGCTGCTGTTCTCCATCGTGCTCTCGCTGCACCAATGGGACGCCTCGGCCGGCCTCGGCGCGATGCAGTGGGTGGGCCTGCAGAACTACTGGTATGCGCTCACCGACCCCTGGTTCCGCAGCTCGCTGGGCCACACCTTCTGGTACGGCTTGGCTGCGGGCCTGCCCCAGCATCTGCTGGCCCTGCCGCTGGCCTATTACATCCACCGCCGCCTCAAGCGCAGCCGCAACTTCGTGGTGGGCAGCTACTTCCTGCCCTACATCACCTCCAGCGTGGCGATCGCGCTGATCTTCAGCACCCTGCTGTCCAAGGACTTCGGCTTCATCAATCTGATCCTGCCCGGCACGCCGCGCGACTGGCTGGGCGATGCCGACTACGCCATGCCCGCGATCGCCTTCGTGGTGTTCTGGCGCTACCTGGGCTGGAACCTGGTGCTCTACCTCTCGGCCCTGCAGGTGATCGACGAGTCGCTCTACGAGGCCGCCACCCTGGACGGCGCCGGCCCCTGGCAGCAGTTCCGCCACATCACCCTGCCGCTGCTGCGGCCGATGATTTACTTCGCCGTCACCATGACCATCATCGGCAGCCTGCAGCTCTTCGACGAGCCCTTCATCCTGGTCGACTCGGAAAGCGGCGTGGCGCCGGCGGTGATGACCACCGCGATGTTCATGTACCGCATGGCCTTCAGCTATGGCGACTTCGGCACCGCCTCGGCGATCTCCTGGCTGCTGTTCCTGGTCATCGCGGCGCTGAGCTGGGGCAACCACCGCCTGTTCGGCCAGGCCGGAGGCGAGCATGGCCGCTAA
- a CDS encoding ABC transporter ATP-binding protein produces MTAGLEFRGVVKRYGANDAVVKGLDLKVEPGEFMVLVGASGCGKSTTLRMLAGLEELSEGQIFIGQREVSRVAPAERGVAMVFQSYALYPHMTVAENMGFGLRMMGLPKAEVAARVGRAAQSLQLEALLARRPRELSGGQRQRVAIGRAIVREPEVFLFDEPLSNLDAALRHQMRLELAQLHKRLGATIVYVTHDQVEAMTLGDRMAVFNAGRIEQVGAPMDVYARPVNRFVAGFLGSPRINFLEGHAADGMFHTAQAGSLMLAQAGPVHSVGLRPEHLRLVAPEAGWGLRGELALIEHLGDTSIAYLRLAGATEPLAVKLEAAQGQVLRPTEALCLQAEPRHLLAFDAQGRTL; encoded by the coding sequence ATGACGGCGGGGCTGGAGTTCCGCGGCGTGGTGAAGCGCTACGGCGCCAACGACGCGGTGGTGAAGGGCCTGGACCTGAAGGTCGAGCCGGGCGAATTCATGGTGCTGGTGGGCGCCAGCGGCTGCGGCAAGAGCACTACGCTGCGCATGCTGGCCGGGCTGGAAGAACTGAGCGAGGGCCAGATCTTCATCGGCCAGCGCGAGGTCAGCCGGGTGGCGCCGGCCGAGCGCGGTGTGGCCATGGTGTTCCAGAGCTATGCCCTCTACCCGCACATGACGGTGGCCGAGAACATGGGCTTCGGCCTGCGCATGATGGGCCTGCCCAAGGCCGAGGTGGCGGCGCGCGTGGGCAGGGCGGCGCAGAGCCTGCAGCTGGAGGCGCTGCTGGCGCGCCGGCCCAGGGAGCTCTCGGGCGGCCAGCGCCAGCGCGTCGCGATCGGCCGCGCCATCGTGCGCGAGCCCGAGGTGTTCCTGTTCGACGAGCCGCTCTCCAATCTCGACGCCGCGCTGCGCCACCAGATGCGCCTGGAGCTGGCCCAGCTGCACAAGCGCCTGGGCGCCACCATCGTCTATGTGACGCATGACCAGGTGGAGGCCATGACGCTGGGCGATCGCATGGCCGTCTTCAACGCCGGCCGCATCGAGCAGGTGGGCGCGCCCATGGACGTCTATGCGAGGCCGGTGAACCGCTTCGTGGCCGGCTTTCTGGGCTCGCCGCGCATCAACTTTCTCGAGGGGCACGCCGCGGACGGCATGTTCCACACCGCCCAGGCCGGCAGCCTGATGCTGGCGCAGGCCGGCCCGGTGCACAGCGTCGGCCTGCGGCCGGAGCACCTGCGCCTGGTGGCGCCGGAGGCAGGCTGGGGCCTGCGCGGCGAGCTGGCCCTGATCGAGCATCTGGGCGACACCAGCATCGCCTATCTGCGCCTGGCCGGCGCGACCGAGCCGCTGGCCGTGAAGCTGGAGGCGGCCCAGGGTCAGGTCTTGCGGCCCACCGAGGCCCTGTGCCTGCAGGCCGAGCCGCGGCATCTGCTGGCCTTTGATGCCCAGGGGCGCACGCTGTGA
- a CDS encoding GH1 family beta-glucosidase, with amino-acid sequence MNALDLNPSALAELHHALRPDFLWGAATSAAQIEGAAFGEGKGASIWDAYCRQPGRINDGSNIDVACDHYHRFREDVALLKWLGLDAYRFSIAWPRVQPDGAGAWNEAGFAFYDRLVDALLEAGIQPHATLYHWDLPQALHESMGGWTAREIVPRFADYAAEVARRLGDRLASIATLNEPWCVATLGYETAQFAPGLTSRATAMQVSHHLMLAHGAAIRAMRPLTRAPLGVVLNHTPAFPASALEADRRAARIDDGLNVRWYMDPIFRGSYPADVIEYLGADAPRIEPQDLALIQQPLDFLGVNFYTRSFISTQQPAVPAPGKQGFTDMGWEIYPKALTQHLVRITREYAPPPIYITENGMANADQVVDGRVADVERVAYLRSHLQALARAAELGVDVRGYFYWSLLDNFEWNSGYTKRFGLFHVDYASQARLAKDSAHWYRGFIEAFKQAHRP; translated from the coding sequence ATGAACGCCCTTGACCTGAATCCCTCCGCCCTGGCCGAGTTGCACCATGCGCTGCGGCCCGACTTCCTCTGGGGGGCCGCCACCAGCGCCGCGCAGATCGAGGGCGCCGCCTTCGGCGAGGGCAAGGGCGCCTCGATCTGGGACGCCTATTGCCGCCAGCCCGGTCGCATCAACGACGGCTCCAACATCGATGTGGCCTGCGATCACTACCATCGCTTCCGTGAGGACGTGGCGCTGCTGAAATGGCTGGGCCTGGACGCCTACCGCTTCTCGATCGCCTGGCCGCGCGTGCAGCCCGACGGCGCGGGCGCCTGGAACGAGGCCGGCTTCGCCTTCTACGACCGCCTCGTCGACGCCCTGCTGGAGGCCGGCATCCAGCCCCATGCCACGCTCTATCACTGGGATCTGCCCCAGGCCCTGCATGAGAGCATGGGCGGCTGGACCGCGCGCGAGATCGTGCCGCGCTTCGCCGACTATGCGGCCGAGGTGGCGCGCCGCCTGGGCGACCGCCTGGCCAGCATCGCCACCCTCAACGAGCCCTGGTGCGTGGCCACGCTGGGCTATGAGACCGCGCAGTTCGCGCCCGGCCTGACCAGCCGCGCCACCGCCATGCAGGTCTCGCACCACCTGATGCTGGCGCATGGCGCGGCCATCCGGGCGATGCGGCCGCTCACCCGGGCGCCGCTGGGCGTGGTGCTCAACCACACGCCGGCCTTCCCGGCCAGCGCGCTGGAGGCCGACCGCCGCGCCGCCCGCATCGACGACGGCCTGAACGTGCGCTGGTACATGGACCCGATCTTCCGCGGCAGCTACCCGGCCGACGTGATCGAGTACCTGGGCGCCGATGCGCCGCGCATCGAGCCGCAAGACCTGGCCCTGATCCAGCAGCCGCTGGACTTTTTGGGCGTCAACTTCTACACGCGCAGCTTCATCAGCACCCAGCAGCCGGCCGTGCCGGCGCCCGGCAAGCAGGGCTTCACCGACATGGGCTGGGAGATCTACCCCAAGGCGCTGACCCAGCACCTGGTGCGCATCACGCGCGAGTACGCGCCGCCGCCGATCTACATCACCGAGAACGGCATGGCCAATGCCGACCAGGTGGTGGACGGGCGCGTGGCCGATGTCGAGCGCGTCGCCTACCTGCGCTCGCACCTGCAGGCGCTGGCGCGCGCCGCCGAGCTGGGCGTGGATGTGCGCGGCTATTTCTACTGGAGCCTGCTCGACAACTTCGAGTGGAACTCCGGCTACACCAAGCGCTTCGGCCTCTTCCATGTGGACTACGCGAGCCAGGCGCGCCTGGCCAAGGACAGCGCGCATTGGTACCGCGGCTTCATCGAGGCCTTCAAGCAGGCGCACCGGCCATGA
- a CDS encoding carbohydrate ABC transporter permease, which produces MAAKPHGRWIAALLLGAGLLILVAPFYFTFVFATHERAQIFSAPPPLWFGAQFLGNLELLTERLPFWRNVGMSIYVGLMTTALNLLLCSLAGFAFAVYEFRFKRGLFACVVGSMMLPSFLNMIPGYLVVDALGWIDQPRALYIPAAAGALGIFMMRQYIASAIPFELLDAARMDGCSELRIFRSVVLPLLGPALGTLGLITFIASWNNFVGPLVVLRSVEQYTLPLALRSMQSPNNTEWGALMAGSAIAMLPLLLAFVFFAKRLVAGLTAGAVRG; this is translated from the coding sequence ATGGCCGCTAAACCCCATGGGCGCTGGATCGCCGCGCTGCTGCTGGGCGCCGGCCTGCTGATCCTGGTGGCGCCCTTCTATTTCACCTTCGTGTTCGCCACCCACGAGCGCGCGCAGATCTTCAGCGCGCCGCCGCCGCTCTGGTTCGGCGCGCAGTTCCTCGGCAATCTGGAGTTGCTCACCGAACGCCTGCCCTTCTGGCGCAATGTCGGCATGAGCATCTACGTGGGCCTGATGACCACGGCGCTCAACCTGCTGCTGTGCAGCCTGGCCGGCTTCGCCTTCGCGGTCTACGAGTTCCGCTTCAAGCGCGGCCTGTTCGCCTGCGTGGTGGGCTCGATGATGCTGCCCAGCTTTCTCAACATGATCCCGGGCTATCTGGTGGTGGACGCGCTGGGCTGGATCGACCAGCCGCGCGCCCTCTACATCCCGGCCGCGGCCGGCGCCCTGGGCATCTTCATGATGCGCCAGTACATCGCCTCGGCCATCCCCTTCGAGCTGCTGGACGCGGCGCGCATGGACGGCTGCAGCGAGCTGCGCATCTTCCGCAGCGTGGTGCTGCCGCTGCTGGGCCCGGCGCTGGGCACGCTGGGGCTGATCACCTTCATCGCCTCCTGGAACAACTTCGTCGGCCCGCTGGTGGTGCTGCGCTCGGTGGAGCAATACACCCTGCCGCTGGCGCTGCGCTCGATGCAAAGCCCCAACAACACCGAATGGGGTGCGCTGATGGCGGGCAGTGCCATCGCCATGCTGCCGCTGCTGCTGGCCTTCGTCTTCTTTGCCAAGCGCCTGGTGGCCGGCCTCACCGCCGGCGCTGTACGTGGCTGA
- a CDS encoding ABC transporter substrate-binding protein, which produces MPKPFHTVLAGTLLLLGLWSPLAQALTITVASFPDLDRAARAALPRWRALHPDIEVKIVSRQYADHHTAMTAALATGSGLPDVMALDLRFIGKFAAGRGLSDLGAPPFQAQQLRAQFVAYSWPQGTSPRGEFVAMPTDIGPGTLLYRQDLMARAGISEAELTGSWEQFIAAGIKLKAATGAYLLADSTDIRDIVLRTGLAPGEGLYFDSQGRVLVDSPRFVRAFELGRAARRAGIDAHAPAWTNDWVAGFRRDKIASQMMGAWLAGHLKNWLAPASAGQWRSTQLPNGVFASYGGSFYAIPAKSEHKQAAWDFIRFMCADAETQLQSLRTLDSFPALKAAQQDALFDEPMPYLGGQRARRLWREIASQVQAVPVHRLDALATDVVRAEYELVVSKGKDIPSALADARAMIEHRVRRP; this is translated from the coding sequence ATGCCCAAACCCTTCCACACCGTGCTGGCCGGCACCCTGCTTCTGCTGGGGCTGTGGAGCCCGCTGGCGCAGGCGCTCACCATCACGGTGGCCAGCTTCCCGGACCTGGACCGCGCCGCGCGCGCGGCCCTGCCGCGCTGGCGCGCCCTGCACCCCGACATCGAGGTGAAGATCGTCTCGCGCCAGTACGCCGACCACCACACCGCCATGACGGCGGCGCTCGCCACCGGCTCGGGCCTGCCCGACGTGATGGCGCTGGACCTGCGCTTCATCGGCAAGTTCGCCGCCGGCCGCGGCCTCAGCGACCTGGGCGCGCCGCCCTTCCAAGCGCAGCAGCTGCGCGCGCAGTTCGTGGCCTACAGCTGGCCGCAGGGCACGAGCCCGCGCGGCGAGTTCGTCGCCATGCCCACCGACATCGGCCCCGGCACTCTGCTCTACCGCCAGGACCTGATGGCGCGCGCCGGCATCAGCGAGGCCGAACTCACCGGCAGCTGGGAGCAGTTCATCGCCGCCGGCATCAAACTCAAGGCCGCCACCGGCGCCTACCTGCTGGCCGACAGCACCGACATCCGCGACATCGTGCTGCGCACCGGCCTGGCGCCGGGCGAGGGCCTGTACTTCGACAGCCAGGGCAGGGTGCTGGTGGACAGCCCGCGCTTCGTGCGCGCCTTCGAGCTCGGCCGCGCGGCGCGCCGCGCCGGCATCGACGCCCATGCCCCCGCCTGGACGAACGATTGGGTGGCCGGTTTTCGGCGCGACAAGATCGCCAGCCAGATGATGGGCGCCTGGCTGGCCGGCCATCTGAAGAACTGGCTGGCACCGGCCAGCGCCGGCCAGTGGCGTTCCACCCAGCTGCCCAACGGCGTGTTCGCCTCCTATGGCGGCTCCTTCTACGCGATCCCGGCCAAGTCCGAGCACAAGCAGGCGGCCTGGGACTTCATCCGCTTCATGTGCGCGGATGCCGAGACCCAGCTGCAGTCGCTGCGCACGCTGGACAGCTTCCCGGCCCTGAAGGCCGCGCAGCAGGATGCGCTCTTCGACGAGCCCATGCCCTATCTGGGCGGCCAGCGCGCGCGCCGGCTGTGGCGCGAGATCGCCAGCCAGGTGCAGGCCGTGCCGGTGCATCGCCTGGACGCCCTGGCCACCGACGTGGTGCGCGCCGAGTACGAGCTGGTGGTGAGCAAGGGCAAGGACATCCCCAGCGCGCTGGCCGATGCGCGCGCCATGATCGAGCACCGGGTGAGGCGGCCATGA